The sequence below is a genomic window from Nitrospirota bacterium.
ATTCGAAGTCCCATGCGATGGGGATAGCGAGCCTGAAGTTCCTTAAACCTGGCTTCGAGGTCCGGCTCGCCAGTTCCCAAGATCACCAACTGCAGATCCATTGCCATGAGTTGTGGAATAATAGTTGCCACAAGATCTAAACCCTTTTGCGACGTCAACCGTGCAATCATGCCAAGAACCGGAGCCGTTGTCTCTGGCAGCTGAAACTCCTGCTGAAGCGATCGTTTGCACAGCAGTTTCCCAGAACGATCCATTACCGAATATTTGGCCGGCAGATAGGAATCGGTCTCCGGATTCCATCGATCGGCATCAATACCATTGAGAATTCCCAGGAGTTGATCCTCACGATTGCGCAGCACACCCTCCAGTCCAAAACCGAATTCTGGCGTCAGAATTTCTCGCGCATAGGTGGGGCTGACCGTCGTGATATAATCAGCAAACACAATTCCACCCTTAAGTAAATTCACCATCCCATAGTACTCAATGGCTCCAGGATTAAAAAGCGAGGGGGGCAGACCAGTGCGTTCGAACTGCTCTCCAGGGAAAAGGCCTTGATACCCCACATTATGCAATGTCAGCACGGAGCGCACCTCAGGAGCAGCGACATCCTGCCGGTCCCGCACGATTGTATTGAGATAGACCGCGCAGAGAGCTGTTTGCCAATCATGCAGATGGAGGAGATGGGTCTTCCACCTGCAAGCGGTATGGAGATATGCCATCACCTCAATCGTCGCCCGGCAGAAGAATGAAAACCGGTTCAGATTGTCAGGATAGTCCAGACCCTGATGTTGATACAGCCCCGGGCGGTCGAAAAAGCCTTCGTTCCGAATCGTCCACACTCTCAACTGACGATCACCTTCGCCGGCTGGAAGGATATCTTCTTCAACCAACGTATCGACAGGCCCTTGAGGTGTCGGGACCCGCAACCAACAGATGGGACGAAAAGATCTTCCAGATTCGTTCAGACAACGATAGTGCGGCAGGAGGAGAATGACATCATGGCCAAGCTTCGCCAACTCAAGAGGCAAGGCGCCGGCGACATCGGCAAGCCCGCCCGTCTTCGCATAGGGCACCGCTTCTGAGGCAACCATGAGTAGATTCAGGGGCTGCTGTGTCAAGGAAGACCTAAAAGTCTGTCCACATTGTCGGCCGGAACGAGACGCTCTGGTTCGTTGTTTGTATCTCGTCGGTCGTGAATTGTGAGCGAAGCAAGCTAGACACGCGGGAAAAGCGCGACTCAAAAATATAGACTTCTGACCGGTCCCGCTTTTCACGCAAGTCGTACGCGAGTAACGAAATACGCTTCACGGGGGGCAGAACGCTATGCGGATAACCGAGGATCGTTCGCTGCAGTAGAGAAATCAATATCGGCAAACTCCTAGAAAACGCATCCCATCATTGAGCAGCAGGGGCTTCGAACCTGGTGCGAAATTTCTCTTCGTGCTTCCAACTTCGTCCTAACGCATGGAGTTCGGCCGAGGTTAGCGCCTCGCTATAAACAAGCCGCTCCTCAAAAAATACCACCAGCCACCCATGGTCCGGATAAGCCAGAAACAACGCATCGCCGGCCTCGATACGAACCTCCCACCCTCGAGGCGGTTCTCCGCTTGCCAATCTTGATCGTGGAATCAGCGAGTCGTCTTTCATGCCGAAGAACTGCATAAATTCGGTATGTTGATATGTCGGCTCCCCCCAAGCCCCCACAAATGCGCGGGGAGTCAACTGATGGAGCAGCAACTGGTTGTTTCGCACATGCTCCTCTTGTACTTCCAATGCTGGCATCCCGCTGCAATTGAGAACCGACCCAAGCGCCATTACGATGAACACCCAGGCCCATCCAGAGCGCCACACAAAACCAAAACGCCCGGGCCACTGTCCACCATAACAGGTCGGCCCAACGATGCCGGGGAAGTTCATCACAATAGACGCCGACTCCTTGGTTCAACAGGCTTCACAGGCTGACAGCTATCACACTGACAAAGCCGCCGAAGAAGGGCATAGGAGTATATCCCTGTGTCGTGACCATCGCTCCAGGTAAATTGCAATGCATACCGCCCGACCGGCTGCACATCCTGCAGCATGATTAAGAGCGGCACATCATTCGGTTGCAATCGTCGAGCGCCAGACCACTCATCTACGCAAGCTGCGCAGGGACATTGCTGACGGAGATACCGGACAGGATAGACGGCCTTGTGCCCATCATTCCATTCGATACCCAACACCCCCTTCTCAATCCAGGTCATGTCTCTCGGCTCACACACCGTCTCGGCCATGTTCACGCATTCCTTCTTACGACGTCACTGATCAGGGATTCAGGCTGAAGGCTTTTAGGCCAAAGGCAGAAGACTTAAGATCGGATTTCCGAACACTTCAGCCTGAACCCCTTCGGCCTGTGCCCCTAGCCTTCAGCCTAAACAGCCTTCAGTCTATCTACCTGCGTAGTGACTTTCCTACTGACAAACGCCTCATCCGCGTGACGGAATCGAGAGAAAATTCACAGGAGGGAGTTGTCTGCCTGCCACTACCGTCACATACCCTTCAATCGCATTCTCCACCTCGTGCCGAACCTGCCCGGCGGCTTTCAGACGATCGATCACAGCAGGCGAAAGCCGCAACGCCTGCTGAAGAAATGCCAAGCTCCCTCGCGAGAGCGGCACACAGCGGAACGCCTGGCGCGCGGCGCAGGCGACACAGACCAGGCCTCCTGACAGAGGTGAGAACTGCGGCTCTCCCACCAACCGACTCTGACCACAGGCGGTGCAGTGATCGGTCTGAGGGCGAAACCCGATAAGGCCCAGCAGTCGAATCTGAAACAAGAGGGCCGTCAATGCCGGGTCCTGGCTCATGACTAATGCGTGCAATCCCTGTTCAAGCGTCTCGAAGAGCTGCTGGTCTGGATCCCCGTCTGGCGTCACCGCGCCCACCACATTGACCATCCGTGCGGCAGCGGTCATCCGCGTCAAGTCTTCGCGGAAACTCATGAACGGTTCCACGAGATCGACTTGAGAAATTCTATAGAGTGAATCCCCAGATTTTTCGAACAGGTTCAGATGGCAGACGGTAAGGGGTTCGAGTGATGCGCCGAGACGGCTCTTCATCCGACGAGCTCCACGCGCCACACCCCGAACCTTTCCCCGCTCCTTGGTATAGAAGGTCACGATACGATCGGCATCGCCCCACTTCCGACTTTTCAGCGTGATGGCCGCAGTCTTGATCAGCGGCATGGGAAATACCCCTGTCGAGACAGAAGATAGGCATGGCCGCCAGGTTGCGCAGTCTTTCCCATTATCAGTTTCCTGAACAACTCAGTTTTTGTGTGACACACAGCTGTGATAATACGTATGGTGATAGCGCTTGACGGTCAGCAGGATGCTCAAAAAGTTCGTCCAGCAAGGCCGCGCGAATAGAGAAGGTTTAGGTCGAGGTTAAGGTCAAGTGTCGAGCAGGTTCTTGTTTGCTCAACCTTAGTCTCAGCCTTAACCTTCCCATAACGCTGGCGGACTTTTTCAGCATCCTGCTAGCGAAGGTATCCCATGAATACTGTGGCCAGAGAGAGATAGATGGTAATACCCGTAATGTCATTCGCCGTTGTCACAAAGGGGCCGGCCGCTACGGCAGGATCCACCCCCATGCGCTTCAGAAAGATAGGCATGAATGTCGCCATACTGGTCGAAACCATGAATGCCAAAATCAGCGATACCCCAACGACCATGCCAAGGAACTCTTGATGCCATATCCAACCGACGACAGTGAGAATCACACCGCAGGCAAGCCCCATCAGTAGCCCTATCTTGATTTCCCTCAAAAAGACAGCGCGCACATCCGTCAGTTCAATCAGCCCTGTCGCCAATCCTCGGATGATAAGGGTCGAGGACTGGAGGCCCACGTTTCCCCCCATGGCGGCGATGACCGGAATAAAAGTCACGATGGCCACGACTTCCTGAATCGTATACCGAAACTCCCACAGGATTGCACCAGAGAGCAGACTGCCGACCAGATTCGTAAAGAGCCACGGAAGCCGGTGCTTCGCCGACGCCACACTGGAAGATTTTGAGGCCGTCCCCTCCTCAATCGCACCGGCCATCTTGAGCATGTCTTCGGTCGCTTCTTCCCGGATCACGTCTACAACATCGTCAACCGTAATAATACCGACCAATCTGTTGTCGTTGTCGAGGACCGGAATCGCGAGCAAGTTGTAACTCGCTACCTGACGGGCGACTTCTTCTTGGTCCATGTCGACAGTCACACTGATAATATCGCGCGTCACGAAGTTTTTCAGCGGCGTCGAAGGAGGGACCGTCAGTAACCGCCGCAGTGAGAGCACCCCGACCAAGCGCTCATCCTTGTCGATCACATAAATATAGAACACCATTTCCGTATCGGTCGCCAGCTGGAGACGTTGGATGGCATCCTGCGCCGTTGCATCTTCCGAAAGCGCAAAGAACTCTGTCGTCATGATGCCGCCTGCCGTACCCTTCGGATACTTCAGCAGGTCGGCAACTTCCGTGGAGTCCTCCTTCCGCATCAGCGAGAGGATTTCTTTGGCCCGTTCTTCCGGCAACACCCCGAGGAGATAGGCCACATCGTCAGGGCCGAGGTCTTTGATCAGCCAGGCGATATCCGAATGCAGTAGATCCGCCAGCACTTGATTGATACTGTCGCTGTCAAGCTCGCTCAGCACTTGGCCGCGCTTCGATTCACCTCGCACCAGTTCGAAGACTTCCCTCTTTTCTTTGGGGGAAGAGAGATGCGTAATGACTTGCGCAATATCGGCCTGATGCATTCGGCCCAGCATCTTCGCGAGATTGGTGATTGCACCCCGGTGCAACAGCCGTTGCACCGACAACAGCACGATGTCGGACTTGGTCCTGCCCCGATCAGCCTGATCACGTAGCGTGTCGCGGAGGAGATCTTTATCCCCAGGGCGAGGACCAGGTTCCGCCGGATTGGATTCTGTTACGCGTTCGGTCGGTTGCATCGTCACATCCGGTCTAAAAGTCTGAATGCCAAATGTCATCAAGTCTTGGATCTGGACACGATGACGTTATCACCTTCACGACTATCTAATATCCCAGCTCCGTGAGGGCATGTTCATCTTCTCGCCACGCTTCTCTCACTTTCACCCACAACTGGAGAAACACCTTCATGTCAAAGATCTGCTCCATGTCGCGTCGTGCATCGGTCCCGACCGCCTTAAGCCTCTCTCCGTGCTTCCCGATCAGGATCGCTTTTTGAGATTCCCGCTCGACCAGTACCGTCGCACCGATGCGAGCAAGCTTCCCCTCCTCGACAAATTCGTCAATCTCTACGGCAACCGAATAGGGCACTTCCTCATAGGTCTGGCGTAAAATCTTCTCTCGAATCATCTCCGCCGCCAAGGTCCGCATGGATTGATCTGTGACTGTGTCCGTATCATAGGCCGCATCTCCTTCCAAAAGATGGGCCACCGTGACCGACATCAAACGATCGACATTATCGCCCGTTTCAGCCGATACCGGCACCACGTCTGTCCACTCGAATAATCTGGCATAGGCTTCCATCACCGGAAGCAACTTGAGCTTATTAACCAGATCCACCTTGTTTAGCACCAGAATCACGGGGCGAGGACGCTTCCTTACTGCCCCCTTCAGATGGTCGACGACCAATAGATCACCAGGACCGGGGGAACTCGTCGAGTCCATCAACACGAACAGGATGTCTGCCTCCTCCAGCACATCGACCGTGGTGCGGACCATGCGACGATTGAGCAGGTGTTGGGGCTTATGCAATCCCGGGGTATCAAGCAAGGCGATCTGTGCGCCAGGCGCATGCATGATCCCGAGAATTCTCGTCCTTGTCGTTTGCGGCTTGTCTGAAACGATCGCAATTTTTTGATCGAGCAACTGATTGAGCAATGTCGACTTGCCGACGTTGGGCCGCCCGATAATCGCTACTGTCCCGAACTTCATCATGCTACCGGCTGCGCCGCTCCTGTCATGGCGATGGGATCAATTGATACACAGTTTCACCTTTACGCACGTACCCGAGCTGTTCACGCGCCAACTGCTCGATTTTCGAGGGGTCATGTTCCAGACGATCAATGTCCCCTCGAAGTGTACGGGTCGCCCGCTGCAACTCCTGAATATCTGCGTCCAACCGTTGTGCGTGCTCACGCATGGAGAGGTAGCCCGGTAGACCCATGTCGCCAAAGATCAACACCACGAGCAACAGCAGACACATGGCAACCCCGACATAATGGGCGCCCGTCACCATGCGACGCCGCCAGTCCAGCCACTGCCGTCCACGATTCCGCTTGATGATCATTGCCGCTCACTCACCATCAACATCGCCCGGGCACAGCCTCATGGCCCCGATAGACTGCATTTCGACCCAGCTCTTCCTCGATCCGGAGAAGCTGGTTATACTTGGCTACGCGATCCGTTCGGGACAGCGATCCGGTCTTGATGAGCCCGCTATTCGTCGCGACCGCCACGTCCGCAATCGTCGTATCTTCCGTTTCGCCGGATCGATGTGAAATAATTGCCGTATAGCCGGATCGTTTCGCCAATTCAATCGCCTCCAGCGTTTCCGTCAACGTGCCAATCTGATTGAGCTTGATCAGGATGGAATTTGCGATCCCTTCCTTGATCCCCTTGGCAAAGATCTCCACGTTCGTCACAAACACATCGTCTCCGACCAATTGTACCCGTTTCCCCAACTTCTCCGTCATCATCTTCCAACCCTTCCAGTCCAACTCGCTCAGCCCATCTTCGACCGAAAGGATCGGGTATCGGTCTAGAAGCTTTCCGTAATAACTGATCATCTCTTCAGAGGAACGTTCCGGATTCTTTTCGGCTTCAAGGAAGTACCGGCCCTTCTCATAGAGTTCGCTGGCCGCACAGTCCAATGCAAGGGCAATATCACGCCCCGGTTTATATCCGGTCTCTTCGATCGCCTGCATAATCAGGCTGAGTGCCTCTTCATTCGATTGGAGGTCCGGTGCAAACCCTCCTTCATCACCCACCGCCGTGTTCAACCCTTTTTTCTTCAACAACGACTTAAGTGTATGAAACACCTCCGTCGCCATCCTGAGCGCCTCGCCGAAACCTGTCGCTCCAACCGGCATGATCATGAACTCTTGCAAGTCCAAACGATTGTCGGCATGGGCCCCGCCATTGATGATGTTCATGAGGGGCACCGGCAGCACTCGCGCATTCGCTCCGCCAAGATATCGGTAGAGCGGCTGGCCTGTTTCCGCCGCTGCCGCCTTTGCCACGGCGAGCGACACACCGAGAATGGCGTTGGCGCCGAGTTTCCCCTTCGTTTTCGTGCCATCCAGACCGATCATTGTCTCGTCGATACCAACCTGGTCGAACGCGTCCTTCCCCAACAACTCCGGGGCAATCAGCTTGCCGATGTTGGCAACCGCCTTCGAAACGCCCTTTCCCATCCACCGCTTCTTGTCGCCATCACGCAATTCAATTGCTTCTTTTTCGCCGGTTGATGCCCCGGACGGCACCGCCGCCCTTCCACGCGCTCCACTTTCTAGCGCGACCTCCGCCTCAATCGTTGGATTCCCCCGCGAATCCAAAATCTGCCGCCCTTTGATCTCGCGAATCGCGCTCATGCTCCCCCCTCAGGCTGCTGAAAAAGGCTCCCAACTTCGTTCTCGGGTCGACAAAATCCTCACCGTACCCCAGAGGGTACGCCTCCGGTTTTCTCTCCCCTGCGGCCTCGTTGGCTGCCTTTTTGAGCAGCCTGCAAGATTACAGTCAACTCCTTACTCCACCCATCCTCATCCCAGTCTCTTCTTCAATAAATCATTCACTTTCCCAGGATTTGCTTTACCTCCAGAAGCCTTCATGACCTGCCCGACGAGGAATCCCAGCACCTGCTGTTTCCCTTCTTTAAACTGCGCCACTTGCATCGGATTCTTTGCCAACATCTCGTCGATCATCTCCACCAACACCACTTCATCGGACACCTGCATGAGCCCCTTTGCTTTAACGATTTCAGTGGGTCGCTGACCCGAGTGGAACATCTCCTCAAGTACTGATTTTGCGATTGGTCCACTGATCTCCCCGTTTCGTTTCATAAGCAAGAGCTCGGCTAACTTATCTGGAGATAGCGGACTTCCCGCAATGGCTAAAGGGGTCTTTCCCTCCGACTGATACTCATCTGCTTCGGTCTTCTTTAGCAATGCCAAGACTTCCACCATAATCCAATTTCCTGTTTCCTTGCCTAAGACTTCCCCAGATACACCGACCGACTCTGCCTGTTTAGCAACTGTCTGTTCAAACAAATCGGCAACGTCTTTATCAGCAGTCATCACGCCAGCATCATACTCTGTGAGTCCATACTGATTTACAAGCCGAGTGCGGCGTACAGCCGGCAGCTCCGGTATGAAAGTACGAATTCTTTCGATCCACTCTTTCTCCAACTGAAGCGGCACCAGATCAGGATCGGGGAAGTAGCGATAGTCATGCGCCTCTTCCTTGGACCGCATCACTGCTGTCTCGCCGCGATCGAAATTCCAGAGCCGGGTCTCCTGACTGATTTTACCTCCCTCGCTCAATACCTTCGTCTGGCGCTTGATCTCGTACTCGACGGCATCCTTCACGAACTTGAATGAATTGATGTTCTTGAGCTCGACCTTTGTCCCAAACTCCTTCTGGCCCAACGGACGGAGCGAAAGATTCGGTTCACAGCGGAAACTCCCTTCCTCCATGTTGCCGTCGCATACCTCGAGATACATGAGCACATCACGGAGGCCCTTCAAATAGGCCACGACTTCATCAGCCGAACGCAAATCCGGCTCAGTTACAATTTCCAGCAACGGTGTTCCGGCGCGATTCAAATCGACACGGCTTCCGTTCGCACCTGCTACGTGGACATTCTTTCCCGCATCTTCTTCCAAATGGGCACGACGGATACGGACGCGTTTTTTACCTTCACTTCCCGCAATTTCGATCCAGCCATGCTCGCAGATCGGCGCCTCGTACTGCGAAATCTGATAGCCTTTGGGAAGATCTGGATAGAAGTAGTTCTTGCGTGCAAAGAGATTGTTCGTCGCGATCGTGCAATTCAATGCCAAGCCGGCTCGCACCGCCATCTCGACCGCAGCCCGGTTGATCACAGGCAACGAGCCGGGAAGCCCCAAACACAAGGGGCAGGTCTGGCTATTGGCCGAAAGTCCGAACATTGTCCCGCAGCCGCAGAACAGCTTGGATTTCGTCCGCAGCTGCGCATGCACCTCCACGCCGATGACGACTTCGTATATCATCGGTCAGCCGTGTTCTTCTTCTCCACGCAACCGATCACGCTCATGCCGCATCGCCTCACGACCGACGTCGAACGCTTCACGCAGGACCGATTTTTTCGAGTCCACATATTCTTTTCCTTCCCCCACAACCTCTTCGAACGTTTCACCTGCCCGAACGGCCAAGTCGCGAAGATTACCCTCTGCGCGACGGGCATAGCCACGCAACTGCTCGCGTGACTCACGCCCGGCCTGTGGAGCCAGCAGCAATGCCGCCACCGCACCGAGTGCGGCACCACTCAAGAATGCCAACAAAACTCCTGCCGATGAGGAACCTCGATCATCCGCCATTGTGATGCCCTCCTTCTTCACGAAATCGTTCCTTCATAACGTGGGTTGCCGCTTTAACTCCTGCTACGACACTCGCCATATTGGTCAACATCGATCCACTCGAGCCCTTCACGACATTATGAACTTGTTGCACCGATTCCCCAACCTCTCCGACTGCATGTAAGAGAACAGCAGCATGCTCGACCCCCATACGGGCTTGCTCCGTCAGATCGTTCACACGGTGACTCATCGCCCGGAGCTCACCGATCAGCGGCGGCAGGTCGGTGTTCATTTTGGCGAGAAGCTGTTCGGACTCTGCGACAGTCTTACGGACTTGAATCAACATGGGCACGAAATAGCCCACCAATACCGCAAACGCAACAGCCACAAGAATCACAGCCATTTCAATGATTGTCATACTTCCTCCGTTATGCGATAGACGTCAGGCGTGAGGGGATATCTAACGCTTCACGCCTCACGTTTTACCGCACTGCTGGTTTCTTCGCTCGCCATTGCGTACTTTGTTCGTACGCATAAGCCGCTCGCAAGAGCGTCTCCTCTTCGAAGGGACGGCCGATCAGCTGAAATCCGATGGGAAGCCCTGCTCGGCTGAATCCGCAGGGCAACGAGATCGCAGGGACACCGGCAAGATTCGCCGAGATGGTGAAAATGTCAGACAGATACATTTGCAATGGGTCGTCGGCCTTCGCTCCAAACCTGAACGCGGGCGTGGGCGTTACAGGCGTCACAATAAGATCGACATTCTGAAACGCTTCCTCGAAATCCTGACGAATCAATGTTCTCACCGCCTGCGCCTTGCCATAGTACGCGTCGTAGTAGCCCGCACTCAGCACGTAGGTCCCCAGCATGATCCTGCGCTTCACTTCCGGCCCGAAGCCTTCCTGTCTTGTCTTCATATACAACTCAAGCAGATCCTTGGTCTCTTTGGCGCGAAGCCCGAACTTGACACCGTCATATCGGGCGAGATTCGAACTGGCCTCGGCCGTGGCAATCACATAGTAGGTCGCCACTGCCGCGTCCGTCCGTGGTAACTGGATCTCCTGAATCTCCCCACCAAGTTTTTTGAGCTGCTGAATCGCCGCCCGCACGACCTCTTCCACTTCCGAATCCAACCCCTCCGCAAAAAACTCGACCGGCACACCGACCTTCAGCTTCTTGAGATCTTTCCTCTTGAGCGCCTTCAGATAATCCGGCACCGGCACATCGGCCGATGTGGAATCCAAGGGGTCATGGCCGGCAATGGCCCCGAGGAGGAACGCGGCGTCCCTCACATCTTTTGTAATCGGTCCGATTTGATCGAGCGAGGAGGCAAAGGCGATCAACCCATACCGGGAAACCCGCCCATAGGTCGGCTTGAGACCCACCACTCCACAAAACGCCGCAGGCTGACGGATCGACCCGCCGGTATCGGACCCGAGCGC
It includes:
- the glgA gene encoding glycogen synthase GlgA, yielding MTQQPLNLLMVASEAVPYAKTGGLADVAGALPLELAKLGHDVILLLPHYRCLNESGRSFRPICWLRVPTPQGPVDTLVEEDILPAGEGDRQLRVWTIRNEGFFDRPGLYQHQGLDYPDNLNRFSFFCRATIEVMAYLHTACRWKTHLLHLHDWQTALCAVYLNTIVRDRQDVAAPEVRSVLTLHNVGYQGLFPGEQFERTGLPPSLFNPGAIEYYGMVNLLKGGIVFADYITTVSPTYAREILTPEFGFGLEGVLRNREDQLLGILNGIDADRWNPETDSYLPAKYSVMDRSGKLLCKRSLQQEFQLPETTAPVLGMIARLTSQKGLDLVATIIPQLMAMDLQLVILGTGEPDLEARFKELQARYPHRMGLRIGFDEGLAHRIEGGADIFVMPSRYEPCGLSQLYSLRYGTVPVVRKIGGLADTVVPLTRDAQQVGRATGFHIEEDGADALLAVLRSAVLIYRDRSMWDQLIEAGMAEDVSWARSAKDYDRLFLSLVRG
- a CDS encoding DUF971 domain-containing protein, whose product is MAETVCEPRDMTWIEKGVLGIEWNDGHKAVYPVRYLRQQCPCAACVDEWSGARRLQPNDVPLLIMLQDVQPVGRYALQFTWSDGHDTGIYSYALLRRLCQCDSCQPVKPVEPRSRRLL
- the recO gene encoding DNA repair protein RecO, which produces MPLIKTAAITLKSRKWGDADRIVTFYTKERGKVRGVARGARRMKSRLGASLEPLTVCHLNLFEKSGDSLYRISQVDLVEPFMSFREDLTRMTAAARMVNVVGAVTPDGDPDQQLFETLEQGLHALVMSQDPALTALLFQIRLLGLIGFRPQTDHCTACGQSRLVGEPQFSPLSGGLVCVACAARQAFRCVPLSRGSLAFLQQALRLSPAVIDRLKAAGQVRHEVENAIEGYVTVVAGRQLPPVNFLSIPSRG
- the mgtE gene encoding magnesium transporter, with protein sequence MVLLSVQRLLHRGAITNLAKMLGRMHQADIAQVITHLSSPKEKREVFELVRGESKRGQVLSELDSDSINQVLADLLHSDIAWLIKDLGPDDVAYLLGVLPEERAKEILSLMRKEDSTEVADLLKYPKGTAGGIMTTEFFALSEDATAQDAIQRLQLATDTEMVFYIYVIDKDERLVGVLSLRRLLTVPPSTPLKNFVTRDIISVTVDMDQEEVARQVASYNLLAIPVLDNDNRLVGIITVDDVVDVIREEATEDMLKMAGAIEEGTASKSSSVASAKHRLPWLFTNLVGSLLSGAILWEFRYTIQEVVAIVTFIPVIAAMGGNVGLQSSTLIIRGLATGLIELTDVRAVFLREIKIGLLMGLACGVILTVVGWIWHQEFLGMVVGVSLILAFMVSTSMATFMPIFLKRMGVDPAVAAGPFVTTANDITGITIYLSLATVFMGYLR
- the era gene encoding GTPase Era; this translates as MKFGTVAIIGRPNVGKSTLLNQLLDQKIAIVSDKPQTTRTRILGIMHAPGAQIALLDTPGLHKPQHLLNRRMVRTTVDVLEEADILFVLMDSTSSPGPGDLLVVDHLKGAVRKRPRPVILVLNKVDLVNKLKLLPVMEAYARLFEWTDVVPVSAETGDNVDRLMSVTVAHLLEGDAAYDTDTVTDQSMRTLAAEMIREKILRQTYEEVPYSVAVEIDEFVEEGKLARIGATVLVERESQKAILIGKHGERLKAVGTDARRDMEQIFDMKVFLQLWVKVREAWREDEHALTELGY
- a CDS encoding septum formation initiator family protein, whose amino-acid sequence is MIIKRNRGRQWLDWRRRMVTGAHYVGVAMCLLLLVVLIFGDMGLPGYLSMREHAQRLDADIQELQRATRTLRGDIDRLEHDPSKIEQLAREQLGYVRKGETVYQLIPSP
- the eno gene encoding phosphopyruvate hydratase codes for the protein MSAIREIKGRQILDSRGNPTIEAEVALESGARGRAAVPSGASTGEKEAIELRDGDKKRWMGKGVSKAVANIGKLIAPELLGKDAFDQVGIDETMIGLDGTKTKGKLGANAILGVSLAVAKAAAAETGQPLYRYLGGANARVLPVPLMNIINGGAHADNRLDLQEFMIMPVGATGFGEALRMATEVFHTLKSLLKKKGLNTAVGDEGGFAPDLQSNEEALSLIMQAIEETGYKPGRDIALALDCAASELYEKGRYFLEAEKNPERSSEEMISYYGKLLDRYPILSVEDGLSELDWKGWKMMTEKLGKRVQLVGDDVFVTNVEIFAKGIKEGIANSILIKLNQIGTLTETLEAIELAKRSGYTAIISHRSGETEDTTIADVAVATNSGLIKTGSLSRTDRVAKYNQLLRIEEELGRNAVYRGHEAVPGRC
- the gatB gene encoding Asp-tRNA(Asn)/Glu-tRNA(Gln) amidotransferase subunit GatB, translated to MIYEVVIGVEVHAQLRTKSKLFCGCGTMFGLSANSQTCPLCLGLPGSLPVINRAAVEMAVRAGLALNCTIATNNLFARKNYFYPDLPKGYQISQYEAPICEHGWIEIAGSEGKKRVRIRRAHLEEDAGKNVHVAGANGSRVDLNRAGTPLLEIVTEPDLRSADEVVAYLKGLRDVLMYLEVCDGNMEEGSFRCEPNLSLRPLGQKEFGTKVELKNINSFKFVKDAVEYEIKRQTKVLSEGGKISQETRLWNFDRGETAVMRSKEEAHDYRYFPDPDLVPLQLEKEWIERIRTFIPELPAVRRTRLVNQYGLTEYDAGVMTADKDVADLFEQTVAKQAESVGVSGEVLGKETGNWIMVEVLALLKKTEADEYQSEGKTPLAIAGSPLSPDKLAELLLMKRNGEISGPIAKSVLEEMFHSGQRPTEIVKAKGLMQVSDEVVLVEMIDEMLAKNPMQVAQFKEGKQQVLGFLVGQVMKASGGKANPGKVNDLLKKRLG
- a CDS encoding YtxH domain-containing protein, giving the protein MADDRGSSSAGVLLAFLSGAALGAVAALLLAPQAGRESREQLRGYARRAEGNLRDLAVRAGETFEEVVGEGKEYVDSKKSVLREAFDVGREAMRHERDRLRGEEEHG
- a CDS encoding DUF948 domain-containing protein, which produces MTIIEMAVILVAVAFAVLVGYFVPMLIQVRKTVAESEQLLAKMNTDLPPLIGELRAMSHRVNDLTEQARMGVEHAAVLLHAVGEVGESVQQVHNVVKGSSGSMLTNMASVVAGVKAATHVMKERFREEGGHHNGG
- the gatA gene encoding Asp-tRNA(Asn)/Glu-tRNA(Gln) amidotransferase subunit GatA, giving the protein MSIHTLSLFDLHEKFTAGAVTAAEIVRDYGLRIGQVESKVKAYITLAKDAALAQAGALDASLKGWRKTLPMMGMPLAIKDNICTEGVLTTCASRILGNFVPPYDATVIAKLRAQGYLLLGKTNLDEFAMGSSTENSAVGPSRNPWNVQCVPGGSSGGSAAAVAADECAAALGSDTGGSIRQPAAFCGVVGLKPTYGRVSRYGLIAFASSLDQIGPITKDVRDAAFLLGAIAGHDPLDSTSADVPVPDYLKALKRKDLKKLKVGVPVEFFAEGLDSEVEEVVRAAIQQLKKLGGEIQEIQLPRTDAAVATYYVIATAEASSNLARYDGVKFGLRAKETKDLLELYMKTRQEGFGPEVKRRIMLGTYVLSAGYYDAYYGKAQAVRTLIRQDFEEAFQNVDLIVTPVTPTPAFRFGAKADDPLQMYLSDIFTISANLAGVPAISLPCGFSRAGLPIGFQLIGRPFEEETLLRAAYAYEQSTQWRAKKPAVR